Proteins from a genomic interval of Sporomusaceae bacterium:
- a CDS encoding N-acetyltransferase family protein, translating into MIRDAGRDDLTAILAIYNDAIFNTTAVYDYRPHTLEDRTSWYEKKVADGFPVLVFEENNLVVGFATFGPFRAWPAYKYTIEHSVYVHPNYRGKHIGTGLLQELIKLADAGGYAIMVAGIDASNEGSRLMHEKVGFSHSGTIRKAGYKFGKWLDLSFYQYELRGPDTPTET; encoded by the coding sequence ATGATTCGCGATGCAGGGCGAGATGATTTAACTGCTATCTTGGCAATATACAATGATGCGATATTCAACACAACAGCGGTCTACGATTATAGACCCCATACCCTTGAGGATAGGACATCATGGTATGAAAAGAAGGTTGCTGATGGCTTTCCCGTCTTGGTGTTTGAAGAAAACAATCTCGTTGTTGGATTCGCAACATTTGGACCTTTCAGGGCTTGGCCCGCCTATAAGTACACGATAGAACATTCGGTCTATGTCCATCCGAACTATCGGGGAAAACACATCGGAACCGGCCTGTTGCAAGAGCTTATCAAGCTAGCTGACGCGGGAGGCTACGCTATAATGGTCGCCGGGATTGACGCCAGCAACGAAGGTAGCAGGTTGATGCACGAGAAAGTGGGCTTCAGCCATTCTGGCACGATTCGTAAAGCCGGCTATAAATTTGGCAAGTGGCTTGACTTGAGTTTTTATCAGTACGAACTCAGGGGGCCTGACACCCCAACAGAAACATGA
- a CDS encoding PsbP-related protein: MSIKRLFVVLLVFVVLVSAFAYFAASKKDAGESKDGYAVYENAALGLKAEYPVRWQTLEDVRGVTVVFHSPLESAEDKYNDNVHVIVEDVSAQPWLTAEAYAASGVAKLPGALVDFRLIGNKSDTVSGRPARLIEYTGRRGDFQLHFLQAVTIADGKAFLITYVAEEASYAKHLPTAQRIFASVTIK; the protein is encoded by the coding sequence ATGAGTATTAAGAGGCTTTTCGTTGTTTTGCTGGTGTTTGTGGTGCTGGTGAGCGCCTTTGCTTATTTTGCCGCGTCGAAGAAGGACGCCGGGGAGAGCAAGGACGGCTACGCGGTGTACGAGAACGCGGCCCTGGGGCTGAAGGCGGAGTATCCGGTCAGGTGGCAGACGCTTGAAGATGTGCGCGGGGTCACCGTCGTTTTCCATTCGCCGCTGGAGTCGGCCGAGGATAAGTATAACGACAATGTCCATGTCATCGTCGAGGATGTTTCCGCCCAGCCGTGGCTGACGGCCGAGGCTTACGCGGCGAGCGGCGTCGCCAAGCTGCCGGGGGCGCTGGTCGATTTCCGCCTGATCGGGAACAAGAGCGATACTGTGTCCGGCCGGCCGGCTAGGCTGATCGAATACACGGGCCGGCGGGGGGATTTCCAGCTCCATTTCCTCCAGGCGGTGACGATCGCGGACGGTAAGGCATTCCTGATAACGTATGTGGCCGAGGAGGCCAGCTACGCGAAGCATCTGCCGACGGCGCAGCGGATTTTCGCGTCGGTGACGATAAAGTAA